The bacterium genome has a segment encoding these proteins:
- a CDS encoding GerMN domain-containing protein has translation MSRSGAGRWLLAGVLALTAAAAGFALVHLVMRGEGQSLGAGLDEAAAPAAPTAPAAAPGSPAAPATTGTPARRKATIFQRAATEEFALVPFETEIDDLPAPGARARQIAQLVLGGVPDAKDALTPTRKPPKLRAVHVTAAGVAWIDLDAASVAGVGADEELSLVGALSRSLTVSMPEIKRVGLLLDGHPRESLAGHVDLKRTYTGAEFPSSADATPDQTSAQ, from the coding sequence GTGAGCCGCTCCGGCGCCGGACGCTGGCTCCTGGCCGGCGTCCTCGCGCTTACTGCGGCCGCCGCGGGCTTCGCGCTCGTCCATCTCGTGATGCGCGGCGAAGGCCAGTCGCTCGGCGCGGGGCTCGACGAGGCCGCGGCCCCCGCCGCGCCGACCGCCCCCGCGGCGGCGCCCGGATCGCCCGCCGCCCCCGCGACGACCGGCACGCCGGCGCGCCGCAAGGCGACGATCTTCCAGCGCGCCGCGACCGAGGAGTTCGCGCTCGTCCCGTTCGAGACGGAGATCGACGACCTCCCCGCCCCCGGCGCCCGCGCGCGCCAGATCGCGCAGCTCGTCCTCGGCGGCGTCCCCGACGCGAAGGACGCGCTGACGCCGACGCGCAAGCCGCCCAAGCTCCGCGCCGTGCACGTCACCGCCGCCGGCGTCGCCTGGATCGACCTCGACGCGGCCTCCGTCGCCGGCGTCGGCGCGGACGAGGAGCTGTCCCTCGTCGGCGCCCTCTCCCGCTCCCTGACCGTCTCGATGCCCGAGATCAAGCGCGTCGGCCTCCTCCTCGACGGCCATCCCCGCGAAAGCCTCGCCGGCCACGTCGACCTCAAGCGCACCTACACCGGCGCCGAATTCCCCTCCTCCGCCGACGCGACGCCCGACCAGACGAGCGCGCAGTAA